gttttttttttttttggagagaaTGTCATTTAGGTTTACTAATGGGTGCCCAAACAATTTCATCAAAGTATGACTAATTTGATAATTTGATACACTGCAtagcatgattttttttttaaaaaaaatttctagcaTAATTAGAGAAATGAGACCTCATTTTATCTAATTAAACTTATATTACTGGTATAATTTGAGTTGGACTAATTTGGTATACAAGTTTTTATTGGCGATTTAcctttttctttattcattGGCAACTTCTACACTAATTCTATttctacttttatttttattctaacCTATCTATGTAAAGAAGGGGCTAATTAGGTCAAAAGAATTAGAGAGAGTGATTAATTGATAGTTGATAAAATTCGAACCTTTCAACTTGTGAAAACCAACAGGTCGTTGGATTCTCGTCGGATTTGTTAATGTGATACACGAGTTTTGCGGGTGATTCGTGGACGGAACGAAAAGCTAGTGAAATTATCGCAAAGCCAcacgttaaaaaaaaaaaagtgcaaatTGCATATCCCAGCTACGTTACGGCTCGCATATCCTCATAACTTCCGCCAGCTGATCATGCTCCTGTTCACTTTTCATCTTCTATAAATAACCCCACGCAGGAGTACCCTCCGCGTTCGCCTAACTGCATCCCGGGAGAAACAGCCTGAGACATTtatagagagagagaagacTAGAGAGGGATAGATATACGGAAATCAttttagagagagaaaaggagCAGGGGAAATCGATCTATGCAACCGAAGCAAAACGCATCGGTCGGATCATTGATAGAATTGGATCGTTTTTCCGGCGATTATGAGCTGGTTTGATAAGCTACGGTGTTCATCTAGTCTTAGCCGGTTTATAGCCGGCCTTATGCTCTTTCTTTTATATCATTCATTCCAATTAATTTCGAATTTCTTGATTCCTATACACCCGTAAACTTTTAGTTGTAAGATTATCTTTTAGATCAGAGAAATTTGTTTTCTGTTGAAATTTGGTTGGTGGCGTTCTCGTGAATTTAGCTCAAGTTCATTCGACCGACAAAAAAACAAGAGTTATTGAACTATTTGCCGACTTGTTTCCGTCGTTCACTTGGAATCTCATGGAAGCTACAGATGATGAtgattcttcttctttcccCGGCTATTTGCTGGACGGTTCGTATCTTGGAATTTCATTAATCCAAGtccttttttttgttgaattctaTTTCTAATTTAATTGTGTTTTTATTTGAATGTGAATGTGTGTAATGAGATTCTTGTGAATGATTTCGAGTTTTTTGGTTGATTGTATCTTTGATTAATGCTTGCTTCTGTCTGTTGATGCCATGGATTAAGCTGAGAATTATTGAAGactttcttatttattttaatttctttttggcATGGGTTTTTCTTCCCTTGCTTCCAAGTTGTTTGCTTGCAATAAGACGCTcttaaaattttatatttagtTTTCATTTAGCTTTTTATGGTGCTTAAAATTCACGTAGCCACACTTTCTGATTTTTTGTTATGCAATTAGCAGGTGCTTTTTCCCCCCGAATTGACAGGCGACAAAGTTCACTCCCTTCTGTGATTGTAATTGGTGGGGGTATTTCTGGGATCGCTGCTGCTCGTATCCTACAGAATGCATCTTTTAAGGTATTTTCTGGTTGATAAGGTATTGTGTTTCCATGTCAGGTGATGCAATTTTCATGTTTGCTTTTCTCTTGTTAAACTTTCTATAATCGTGCAGGTGCTGTTGTTGGAGTCACGCGATAGAATTGGTGGGCGCATACTCACTGACTACTCATTTGGTTGCCCAATTGATATGGGAGCATCGTGGTGAGCTTATTTTCCAATCTTCTTTTGCAGTGTCTGTTTCAGTGACTCTTTGAACTCTTTGTTTCAAAATAGGTCTTAAATGGCTCGAGTTGACTGTGATTAAAATGTTTCTTGGTAAtcctttctctccctctctccgcatctgtgtgtgtgagagagagagagtgtgtgtgtgtatttgcCTCTGTCTCTCATTGTCTCTGCGTTTTTGGGTGcaggaaaatggaaaaataataCTTTTCTAAGACATATGGCTTTTGCATGGAATGTTTTAGTCAGTTGCTGTTTTGTTTTGATACAAAAACCTGAAAATACCATAAGTGGATACTTTACTAACTTTGTTATCTAGTGTTCCAGGCTTCATGGTGTTTGCAATGAGAATCCTTTGGCTCCTCTAATTCGCCGTCTAGGGCTTACTCTTTATCGTACCAGCGGTGACAACTCAGTGCTGTATGATCATGATTTGGAAAGGTAAAATTTTGAGTGCTATACCTTTCTATGTTAAACAGGCTGAACTCTGCTAAGTTAAGTCATTAATCAACTCAAGCTGGCCATCTTGTTCCTTTCAGTTATGCACTATTTGACATCAAAGGCCATCAAGTTCCTCAACAGACTGTTATAGAAGTTGGAGAAGTATTTAAGAAAATCCTCAAGGAGGTATGCTCTTTATTTCTGCAGTGTTTCTCCGTAAGCATTTTATTGGGCCATTCGATGGGTACTGATGCATTTAATTTTTCCCAGACGGATAAAGTGAGGAATGAACACACTGATGACATGTCTGTTTCGCAAGCCATATCAATTGTGCTGGATAGGCATCCTGAACTGAGGTACAAAAATATGTGGTCCTCTTTCTGTTTCTGGATTCTCAATTCTGAACTGTATTATGTATAAATTTGCTTCATCTATGTCTAGACAAGAAGGGCTTGCCCACGAAGTGTTGCAATGGTACATATGTAGAATGGAGGCGTGGTTTGCTGCAGATGCAGATATGATATCTCTGAGAAGCTGGGATGAGGCAAGTTCATGTCTCTCATTGCTTATGCTATTTAACTTTATTTGGTTATGCTAATGGAAATGCAATTGTTGCTATCCCCTTCATCTCCCTACCGTGTCCTGAGTTTATGGCTCAAAACCTAAAATATGCTAATACAGGAACCAATAGCCAAGTTAGTTTGCTAGAACTATCTTCAGTAGATCATACTtgtttttatatagtaatgTTACTGTAAAGATTTTTGAGGTTTTTGTCACCCATTAGTATTTACATGGTTCATGGCATCCAATGTGTAGGAGCAAGTTCTTTCTGGTGGTCATGGTCTTATGGTGCAAGGTTACTATCCACTAGTAAAAGCTATGGCAAAGGACATTGATATACGCTTAAATCACAGGTATGCTGGCAGTTTTCTGTTGCAAAAGAATTCATTGCCCTCTGGACTGTTTTATTGGTACTAAAAATGTTCCATTATGTATCTTCTTTTGTTAAGCTAGTCATGCTGTTGGATGTAATTTCAATGTCATTAAACATGTTTTTGACTTTCTGTTGTTGACTTATTTATCCTAGCTGTTAACAACGCAAttgtttggggggggggggactACATAAACGAACAACTGAAGCTTGTGATAATTGTAGTAGTACTCTTTTAACAGTATTTTGCGTGGCATCCACGTTTTATGTgatgttccttttctttttcattacaTCTAGATTGAATTGCTTACCTTATTAATCTGTTCTGAGACATGATCTCAGTTATTAGCTTTTCAGTGCCGGAACCTTTGGAACTTTTTAGCAAAACCTTCTCTTTAAATTATTTAAGGTTCTAATAGTTTCTAGCTACTAGAAAATTGCTTTCCTGTAATTCTTTGgaatttgattcattttttcTGTTGCAACTATTAGAGTTAAAAGGATTGCCAATGGATATAACAAGGTGATGGTTACAATTGAAGATGGCAGCAATTTTGTTGCTGATGCTGTAATAGTAACAGTCCCTATTGGGGTTCTGAAGGCCAACTTAATTGCTTTTGAACCCAAGTTGCCCGAATGGAAACTTGCTGCAATATCAGATCTTGGTGTAGGGAATGAAAATAAGATTGCACTACTGTTTGACAAAGTGTTCTGGCCAAATGTGGAGCTACTAGGGATTGCTGCACCTACTTCCTATGCATGTGGCTACTTTTTGAATCTCCATAAAGCAACAGGCAATCCCGTCCTTGTTTACATGGCAGCTGGAAGGTTTGCTTATGACCTTGAGAAGCTTTCAGATGAGGCTGCTGCTGATTTTGTAATGTTGCAGCTGAAGAGAATGTTTCCTGATGCAACAAAGCCGGTAAGTATTAATTTAGCATATGATTGTTAGCCTTCATTGTGTTTGACATGTTTACCTTTAACTAACTGCTGATGAAGATATTAGTTTTCAGCAAAATAAGGTGTGGAAAAGAACATCACTTATTTTGCAAGCAATTTATGCTGTTGAAGTATTTAGACAGTCGCATTTAGTTTTCACTTAGTTATGGATATGTTGTTGCTGGCATATTAATTGGGAAATAGTGTAGCATGTTCTGATTCTTGGGTCTCTAGATGGTATATCATGCCCATCTTTTTTCCCTTGGATGCATCCAAGAAATCTTAATCCTTGAATTACTAAGAATGTCCGTTGTCCCTTGTCCTACAGGTCAAGTATCTAGTGTCACGCTGGGGATCTGATCCAGACTCTCTCGGATGCTACTCTTATGATTTGGTTGGAAACCCAGAGGACATATATGACAAGCTCCGAGCACCAGTGGGCAATATTTACTTCGGAGGTGAGGCTGTTAGCGTGGATCATCAGGGATCTGTTCATGGTGCCTACTCAGCCGGAGTCATGGCTGCAGAAAATTGTCGCAAACATCTTATGGAGCGACTTGGAAGCGGGGACAAGATTCAGCTCGTCTCTTGCAGGGAGGAAATTCTTGAAGCAACTGTTCCTCTCCAGATATCAAGAATGTGAATCTTCATGGTAGTAGATTTCACTTAAATCTATTTAGGATGCAAGTAACTGCATCCAACTGTATTGTTCCAATCCAATGAAAACGACGTTGTTTACTTTTCGGGATATCTTTTCAATATCAACTAATATTCTTCCGGGTGCAATCTGATGCCTGAAAGATCTTGAGCTGAATTCATTATTGGTTATTCTAATTTATGCATGAATGAATTTTCGACCAGTTGTTCCGATGACCTGAACTCTGTTTATGTAGTAGACAAGATTCTTTTGACTGATTCTATATGGATTACTAGTAAAAACCTATCGTCTTTCCATCTGGGTCTACAGCATCATTCCCtctcttcaatttttctttttaatggcGCGATTACCAAACatatttctatttatttatagTTGTTTAAACGTAATGGTATGAGTAGTTTAAAAGTTCACATCAGTAAACGTAACAGTGTGAGTTGTTTAAAAGTTTGACATTAGTATCTAAAAAATAGGGTCAATTACATCTACTCCCTTGAAGTTATCCAAACTATAAATTAAGCTCTCAGATTTAGGCAAACTACAGAAAGGGGATTTGGGGCAGGAACCGGTTTCAGGAAAGGTTGATGGTCAAGATTTGGTCAAAAAAATATAAGATTCTGATTTTATTTTGTACATTATTTTTCACATCACGTGCGAAACtcacaaaattttattatataattacATGTTGTGCAAAATGAATTATATCATGTGCAAACTAAGTTACATTttatgtaaaatatataaaatcGATTCGATCGGTTTCTCCGTTGACTGTTCCCGTTCCAAATCCACCTCAATCTCCTGACTTCATAAAAAATACACCCTTGCAATTAGGCATGGAACGATAACTTCCCAACTTCAATAATATCAGCAACAATTATAAATCTCAAACCCTAAACTACCCCTAAAATCctaactcttttttttccctcgcCCGATAAACATAACAGTGGACAAGCCTCATCTATCAATATTATATACCGTCTTTACAGACTACAGTGGACACTTTTTTTGCTAGATTTGCCATTAGTTTGGTCTTGATGACATAAGTGCAAGGGaggaaaatataatttgaccAAACTATAAGGCCTATCTCTTAGTTAAGCTAAATCTGAGGGGAGGTAAATGCAATTAATCCCAAAAGATAAGGGGTAAATAACTAAATATTCCTCATTTTAAACTTCCAACAAAAAATTTGCATCCGTGACCAAAAATTCACAGTGTTTTTGAAATAGAATTTTGCGATACaaaattatttcttaaaaaaaaaaaacccatggcacaactacttttttttttacttttttttttttgcccttttctgCTGCCATTTTGCCTTCAATAGTCATGGTCGGTGGGGAAGAACACAAATCAAAATTGTTCGGTCTAACTAATGTCCCCACAACTCTCACTCAACTCATTAGCCCTCTCACCCGAGCAGCTTTTCGATTAAAAAGTCATAGATTATTTAAGCCCAAAAAGATTCGAAACTCAAACCTCCCTCTTTTCTGTTCTTATCGTCGTCTTCCTTCAAGCTTCACAAGCTTGCCTAATCAAAATTCCATTTCTACGAGACCTTTTAGCTTACCGCGCCACCTCCAAAACGTCCATCTTCTCCGCCATGGCAACCACCGCTCACAATAATCTCAATGCCAAACTCGTAAGCCTAATACCCAAATATTCCATTTCCATAGTTTATAACCGATTTCTTTCTTCTCActatttgtttgaaaatttttggcAGGTTTTGTTAGGGGATATGGGAGCTGGTAAATCGAGCCTAGTCTTACGCTTTGTAAAGGGCCAATTCCTCGAATTTCAAGTAAGTGGTAGTCGTATTTTATACTTTCTTAACCTAATTAATCCAGATGATGGAGGATTAGATGATTGGAGAATTAATTATATAGGAATCGACGATCGGAGCGGCGTTTTTCTCGCAAACGGTGTCGGTGAACAATTCGACGGTGAAGTTCGAGATCTGGGACACTGCTGGTCAAGAGCGCTACCACAGCTTGGCCCCCATGTACTACAGGGGCGCTGCTGCTGCTATTATTGTCTATGACATTACTAGCACGGTACTGTataccttttatttttttctttccgaTGCGTGCGTGATTAGCCATGCATGCATTTAGGCTTTATACAAAGATAGTAATTCTGTATTTGGTTCTTGAATCTcgagcatttgatttaattGAGGCTGTATTTGGTTTTCTATCAAAACTGGAATCGGAATTTGAGTTGTATGATGTTGTAATGAAACCATGTTTTTATAAGATTCCATGTACGTTTCCGTTGGAATGTTGGTATTTTATCGGACTTTTATGACAAGAAACTTGGTATACATGCTTAATATACGATTAAATTGAGGCTGTGTTTGGTTCTCTATTAGAAATGAAATCGTATAATATTCATGCAAGCTACATTTTCATGGGATAATTTGCCAGTTTCAATTCTGATGAAAAATCAAACACAGCTTCAGCGATAAAGGAGCTTCAAGAATTGAGCTCACTTGAAGCAGCTCACTGAGGAGATGCTAATTTTGAACTCACAATACTGGCTGTAGTTGATAATCTCCTTATTTTTTAAGTTGAGCATCCTGAACTTGTTTGAATTTTGTGCATAGAGATCGTCGCGAGCATTGTAGACATTTTGCCAGCAAGCTGTTTAGTGTACTCCTTTTTGGTTGTGAAAGCACTAATTCATCTTTGATAGCTATTGTCATATGAGtttagagttgcaatcaaatGAATTATGATTACCGGCTTTTCCTGGTGGGTTTTTTTAGGTGAATGTATGTGACTACCACATGGTTTGACTGTGGTTACCTTTATGTGACTTTTTTGGAGCTCTTGGCTTGACAGGATTCATTTGCACGGGCTAAGAAGTGGGTGCAAGAACTTCAGAAGCAAGGTGCCCAACACTAACCCTCTTTACTCCTTAACTAGGACATTTAAGAAAAGAACAGATATATGCTTTGATTACAGGAGAGGTCGATAAAAAGAAGACGAATTTAATCAGTCAAGTTATTTTCATCCAACGGAATAATATCTTCCTTGTATAAGGATAGGCCTTTGAAAGTTCTAGTTTGCAGTGACTTGATCATCttgattttgttgttgttttgcaGGTAATCCGAACCTCGTTATGGCGCTTGCTGGAAATAAAGCTGATATGGAAGATAAGAGGAATGTGACTGCAGAAGTAAGTACAATCTTGTCTTGCCAAAAAATAAGAAGTACTATCTTTTCATAGATTGTGGTTGGTCGTGCCTTCTTTACTGATTTCTTTTCTGTGACTATTTTTTCAAGTTAATATCTAGTTGGTCACTACATTCATGCATCCACCATCATAGTTCCGCTATTTTCTTAATGATATTTACTTCGCACTGCAAGCATAGAGTAGACAAAATAGTGATATTTCGTCCTACATGTTGCTCATGATCCTTCAGAAATAGAGAACCTATCATCTGTGAATTTACAAATTGAAGTGTGGAAGATAACACAATCAAACAACATTGAACGATTTTGGAGGGGAAATATGAAGCTGATTCTTTGACTGAATGCTATGGACCAGGAAGTTACCCACATTATTAGATACACTGCCCATGACATATCCATTAAAATCTTAGGGAAAAAGAACCACGTCATCACTGTGCTATGGACCAGGAAATTACCCACATTATTAGATACATTGCCAATGACATATCCATTAACATCTTCGGGAAAAGAACCACGTCATTGCTATGTTAGATAGATGAGAAGAAGTTTGTTGGGTTGTTAATTGGATGCATGTTTAGGCTTTTGATCACCTTGTTCAAAAGAAGAGGATGGGAGTCGATACAATCCTATAAATACATCAGGAACCCTTTTTGACTTGCTCCCCCAATCTACAATTGGTGAAGTGCAAAATCTGTAGTGAAGATGAGGACTGTAAGGTCACCATGGATACATAATGCTGAGAAACATTAgttgtacctttttttttcttttataggaTTCATATACTTCTCTGAATGATTCAAGCATATCTGGTCTTTGCTTAGTTATCTTTGTCCACGTTTTATGTGGACCGTTGCTGCTTGCAACCTTGAACTTGTTGGAGGCTGTGACAGCATCACATGTGGCAGTTTGAAACAATTATATCATTTTACATAAATGTACAAGATCCGTATATGCGATCTTCTCTATGTTGATTGGTTATTAAATTTAGGTTTTGGATGCATCCTTTTTTTTAGGCTTGACCTATTGCTTTTAGTCCTTTCTGGGGCTGGATTGAGATATACTCTCACCCCATTCACATTTTATCTAGGTGAATGTCCTTTGTTTCACTATATGTCTGATTAATTCCAATATCCAATAATAATCTATATTGTTATAATGTCTGGTTCTCTTCTGGCTTTAAgtctattttttttaatgtagtATGTTTACCTCTCCCTTGCGGATCATTTTACAGGAAGCACGCGTATATGCAGAGGAAAATGGTCTTTTTTTCATGGAAACCTCTGCTAAAACTGCTATCAATGTTAATGATATTTTCTACGAGATAGGTTTGTtcctttgttcttttttttttttaattgtctaatttgtttctttctctGGAGTTGGATTTAGTTTTCTATTGgcattcttgatttttctttacttgttttaattatgaGGAAATTATAAGGCAACTTACATTTAAGTGGATTTGTTGTTGGTCTGTGCAGCAAGGAGGTTACCAAGAGCTCAACCTGCTCAAACCCCTGCAGGGATGGTTCTTGTTGACAGACAAGGAGAAGGGTCCCGAGCTGCAACATGCTGTGCTTAAGAGTGTTGTGATATGTTCCTTTGACCTCAGATGTATTTGTTTCTTAACCTTGTTTATGTATATTTGTAAGGAAGTTATATGATACCATTACCTTATCCTTCATGTAACACAATTGAGTGCATTCCTCATTCCAATTGGGGGGGAGTAGTTTCTGTGGAGCATGTAAAAGATATCATTGATTTAGAGCAAAAATTCGAAGGCCTTTCTAAAGGAAGCATTGTGATTGAGTAGAAAGTTCCCCTGGATCAATCTTTTTGATTTTCGGTTTTTGTTGGATGATTAACTTTGTCACCCTTTATCTGTTGAAGTAATATTCCAGCCTGCAGTTTTAACATTTTCTTTTACGTGGATCACTCTTGTTGAAATTTGCGAGAAATCAACTAGATTGGGACAAATAAATATGCTATGGCGTTCTTGTACTTTCTTTAATTTGTTCGAGTTTGCATCTGTATCTGATTATTTGTGGCTGCTTGAGGGCCGTATTCTCCATGGTTTGGTAATCACGCCTCTTCATTCATTATAGCTTATCGAACCTCAGATGTATATTACTCATGGGGTGTAACTTAACGGGTGGGGTGCTGCACTGATTACTGGCAAGAAAATCATGAAGGGGCACCTTTGTCCTAAAATCAGGACTGCTGCTGCTGCCTGAAATTATTTCACTGCATGCTCGCAGTTTGAATTGCTGTATTGATAGATTTCATTTTTACTGGATTTACCAGTTTGTAGCAGGAATTCTGATTTTTCAAGCTCCGATAGAAAATTTCGAGAACTATTGGAGGTTATGTGATCAAAAGGATCAAGGACCTGGTGAATATTTTGTCTAACTTGTAAATGAGTAACCTGTGCCGGTGCCACTCTGCAAAAGCATCTATTTTGGATCCAAGTTTCTCCTGGTTCCAATTGTATTTGAGGTCCTTGAAGAGACCGGATTTGAATTTcccttctattttttttttgggtctacAACAGCAACTATTTGACCTAGAGAGGCACAAAGCACTAAGTAATGCACTAGGCAGCGGGATTTAAATCCCCAACCTAATGCACGAGAGAGTTTTAAAGGAGCCCTCCCAGGCATTGCCCATTGGACCAAGATCGAATGATTGTAATTTGATTTCATACATGATGGTTTCTTTTGCTAGATGGGCGAACTCACCCGTCACTCCGTTTTAGGTCCATACAACAAATATCCAGCCTCTGAACCAAACAGTAACATAATGGGACTTTGGGGCCTCTTGAGCTTTGTACCACCAATTTCTAGCCAGAAATCTTTGCAGTATGTTTGCCACTCAAGGCCCTCGTACGGTAATAAAAGTCGTGTTGCACATCATTCTCCACACACTCTGATTGAACTGTATTCGGCAATTGCAGGAAAAATATCTTTTGTTAGTTCTTGTTGACATCCAGCATGCCGCCTGTTTGTTTCAGATATCATTGTCGGGCCCCTGAGCTTTATTCTCGATAACAGTTGGGAGGCACAGATTTTTGAAGGTTGCCCACTAAGCGAAAGTTTACATATGTAAAGCAAGATCCACatcccttccttttttttttttctttttttttaaggcaAAAATTTTTACCACAAAAACTCAATTTGTTAACTTTAAAGATGTGATTTATGGACTGCTACAAGGTTTTGATTCGATCAGTCGCTTTTGCAGATTGCAACACTGGTGCCTCTCTTTCGACAGTAGATAGCACTAATTTAATTGAATGGTGAATGGTGAATGGTGAATGGTGCTACCTGCAAATATTTCTGAGATCAACAATTTTTTGATCTTCTATCAACCAAGTTAATAATTTAACTACTACTTCTAAGTTCTAACAACCCATCTAGGCCTGATCTTCCATATCAACAAGGTCGTCCTGATGACTCGAGAATTGCTTACCCGTCCATCTAGCCCACTGCAACCCTCAATTATTTGGACTGTAGCTAACAAATCCTTGCTTGATTGTCGATTGATGGCAACCAACTCTTTGTcccctccaaaaaaaaagggacaaaaTT
This sequence is a window from Coffea eugenioides isolate CCC68of chromosome 7, Ceug_1.0, whole genome shotgun sequence. Protein-coding genes within it:
- the LOC113777646 gene encoding probable polyamine oxidase 4; amino-acid sequence: MEATDDDDSSSFPGYLLDGAFSPRIDRRQSSLPSVIVIGGGISGIAAARILQNASFKVLLLESRDRIGGRILTDYSFGCPIDMGASWLHGVCNENPLAPLIRRLGLTLYRTSGDNSVLYDHDLESYALFDIKGHQVPQQTVIEVGEVFKKILKETDKVRNEHTDDMSVSQAISIVLDRHPELRQEGLAHEVLQWYICRMEAWFAADADMISLRSWDEEQVLSGGHGLMVQGYYPLVKAMAKDIDIRLNHRVKRIANGYNKVMVTIEDGSNFVADAVIVTVPIGVLKANLIAFEPKLPEWKLAAISDLGVGNENKIALLFDKVFWPNVELLGIAAPTSYACGYFLNLHKATGNPVLVYMAAGRFAYDLEKLSDEAAADFVMLQLKRMFPDATKPVKYLVSRWGSDPDSLGCYSYDLVGNPEDIYDKLRAPVGNIYFGGEAVSVDHQGSVHGAYSAGVMAAENCRKHLMERLGSGDKIQLVSCREEILEATVPLQISRM
- the LOC113778290 gene encoding ras-related protein RHN1, encoding MATTAHNNLNAKLVLLGDMGAGKSSLVLRFVKGQFLEFQESTIGAAFFSQTVSVNNSTVKFEIWDTAGQERYHSLAPMYYRGAAAAIIVYDITSTDSFARAKKWVQELQKQGNPNLVMALAGNKADMEDKRNVTAEEARVYAEENGLFFMETSAKTAINVNDIFYEIARRLPRAQPAQTPAGMVLVDRQGEGSRAATCCA